GCTACATTTCTAGAGCCAGTGTTTTATCAGAACAGCTAATTGGGTTTGTGTGGGTGAAGCACGATGTGCGCTTGTGCGGTTTGAACATTCCACTCTTGCATTTCGGCAATGAACCTTCCGTGGTCGTTGATAATATCGATGAGCTCTTGGGCGCGTTCTGACTGTATTAACATCGACAATGGTGTTATTTGTTGGTTGTCATCATTAAACCCGTGCTCAAGCTGTTCTTCTAACATGTAAAGAACATCAGCTTCGGCGGTGCTGCCCTCTTCAAAAAGTTGAGATTCGAAGCCGAGACTTTGCAAGTGACCTAATAGATTAAATAGTCGATCAGTACCGGCGCTTAACGTTTGATTTGCTTGCTGGTTTAGCTCATTTAATCGAATCTCTAAGTTTCCGCTTTTTCGTCGCGCCACCGCGAGCATCAATTTAATGTCTTTCTTGATATTGGCGAGTGATTTGTCTGCAAGCTTTGGTTTGAGAAATTTAATCAAAATCTCGTTTCTCTTAGCTACAGGTACAAAGCGCGTTGTTGATGAAATCTGAAAGTGTAGGTGCAGAAGCGCGTGAACGATAAGGGTGTTCAGGTTTGAGTAGTAATTGAACTCTTTGCTTATGTTCATTTTCATTTGGTTATCTTGTGTTGTCAGGGCGCTCATCGGGTTGTGGCCTTCAGAGCGCATATGGTAAATGTTATTCTTGAACAACCTTCCAAAAAGCTGTGGACTCTTGGTGTTTCACTTCTTTCTTGCCGTTAATGAACAGTGCGTGGTGCTTCTCAAGCTGTCCTAGATGGGTGTGATGCGCCGCAGCTACGTCCTTGTCTTCAGTTGCCAAGA
Above is a genomic segment from Vibrio sp. 10N containing:
- a CDS encoding DUF2913 family protein — its product is MNISKEFNYYSNLNTLIVHALLHLHFQISSTTRFVPVAKRNEILIKFLKPKLADKSLANIKKDIKLMLAVARRKSGNLEIRLNELNQQANQTLSAGTDRLFNLLGHLQSLGFESQLFEEGSTAEADVLYMLEEQLEHGFNDDNQQITPLSMLIQSERAQELIDIINDHGRFIAEMQEWNVQTAQAHIVLHPHKPN